Part of the Sphaerochaeta associata genome is shown below.
TCGTTCCGTGATTCTCTCCCATCTCCCCTCAGGCTTTGTAGAAACCATCAATTGGGGCATGCTCAGCTATGAAGTCCCTCTAGAAATCTATCCAAACACGTACAACAAGAAGCCATTAAGCTATGTAGGCCTGGCAGTGCAAAAGCAGTACTACTCGCTTTATCTCATGCCTGCATACATGGATCAGAACGTGTATCAGACATTGATGGATGCCTTTGAGAAGGCAGGTAAGAAACTTTCAATGGGGAAGTCCTGCATCCGCTTCAAGAAGGTGGAAGATCTCCCTCTTGATTTGATCGGTTCCATTATTGCTTCTCATAGTGTCAAATCGTTTATTACAGCCTATGAAACAGCAAGGAAAGCTTGATCGAGAACTTGACCACAATATGTGTTAGTCGTATAGTTTCCTCAGTCTTTCTACTACATGGAGTTTGGATGTTACACTCAAATCTGGATTCGGTGATGCAACCCCGGTAACGGTGTTGTACAAGTTTCCCAGAAAAGAATCTTTCTGAAAGAACAATACCCAACACCCGTTCCGGGGCAATCCTACCAAACAGCGGTAGGCTGTTTTGCATATCTTAACCGGACGGATAACCATGAATACGAACACACAATGTATATCTTTTCTCGCTACATATGGATGGAATGACTCACATTCCAACTCATTTCTACCGTATCAGAATCAAGGCTATATTCCCTTACGGATCAATAAGGAAGGGCGAGGCCTCTTTTGGGGAACCGATGGAGAACGCCAACTGATACTCGAACGTTCAGGAACCTTTCAGAACATGCAGGACCTTGGA
Proteins encoded:
- a CDS encoding iron chaperone produces the protein MTTNATTVLDYLATLTDEQRSIIVPVRSVILSHLPSGFVETINWGMLSYEVPLEIYPNTYNKKPLSYVGLAVQKQYYSLYLMPAYMDQNVYQTLMDAFEKAGKKLSMGKSCIRFKKVEDLPLDLIGSIIASHSVKSFITAYETARKA